AAGAATTGGTGGGCGTTTTGAAGCAGCAGCAAGACGCGTCTCAGGATGACACTGCATAAATTAATTCCAATTCAATTACAAAGCAAGGGATATACATATGCAATTAGTTGAAGAGACTTACAGTGACAAAAATTCTCTCAACAGAAGGGCTGATGCTCATCAGCCAACTCAGAGCAACAATATTTTCCGGGCACACATAACCCATTTGCAGCTGGATCTCCTTTAAATTTGGAAACCAAACTGTATCCAGCTCATTTTCACTCTTACATTTTTCCCTTAGGAGGCCCTTCACACAAAACATCAAATATGAGAGTGTTTGCAGTTAGATTCTAGATATTTGCATCGACAAACAGTACCTGATTCTAACTAACACATTTCATAACAATCCTTGCTGTTATCTAAGCTAATAGGCAACAATTTAATCTATATAATTAGAGGGCTAAAAAAGGAGATGCAAGAGGATAGCTTACCTCCAATAGTTGTGCTTGCATGGTCAACACTTCCACATTTGATGGTGAGAGCAGTATTGTCCTTGTTCTTTCAGTTTTATATTTTCCAGTTATGTCGATAAAAGCATCTCGAAGCATGGTAATATccttcatgtaaaaatttatctGATGCCCTGTGTAGTGAAAGCTTCTTAGATGTGGGGCATCTATCTCAATACAGGACAGAATATCACATTTAGatgctgtaaaatttttaaaagctgGATTCAGAGTGATGATCTTGATGTTATCTATAAGAAGACATCCATCCAAATGCATGCTCTCAAGGTGCCGGCATTCTCTAAGTATCTTCGGAAACTGTGCATCTCCTATTGCGACCCACTTAAGATAAAGTATCCTCAGGTTAGGCAAACGTCTGAAACTAAGAGAATTTCTCATCCAGCAGAAAGACAGGCGAAGTGAGGTCATGGATCTTGAATTTAACATATAGCTTGGGAGCTCGAAACGTTCTTCTCCTTGAAATCCAAAGTGGAGCTCCTCGACTTGTTTCTCCAATGCGGTTCTTATCCACCTTTTTACCAAAGATCGACGCCCATCCACAGCCACACGGATCTTTAATGTCCTTATAACAGGACCATTATGCTGTCGCAGGAACTGGTCCACAAATCTGACGTAGTCTCTTGTCATCAAGTCAACACGATCTTCTCCATttggatatttttttcttttcaaatattCCCAGATGCcttcatcaagatcaagaacAGGCACTGCTTTCCAGAGGTGCCTCCATCTTCGTGCCAGGGCACTGGTTCTCACAGCCATTTTTGTGGGCATTCTAGAGAGAATGTTGTGCAACAGAGTATCTGGCAAGCTACTGATTCGGTCTTCACTTACTCCCAtggtcttttcttcttctttgctgcTGGTGATGTGTAAGAAGCTGCAAAAAGAAATATACATTTTAGTTATGTAGATATACCAATACCTTGATAATTTTCTTTCTGAAAACTGcagataaattcataattagacATAAGAAAGCAATGTTCTCTTagattataaaatttataaaaagtaAATTTTCAAACAATGCACCGACAAGCTTTCCATTTATTAAAAATGTCATAAATTAAGTTAAGaccaaataacaaaaaaaatcaaaagaataaaACAAGCTCCCTGTATATTAAAAATGTTATACATTAAGTTATTGTAACATTCCAGTTTGATTTGTATAAGTGCCCAAaatctacccagtgaataatcggatcctcacatactctctccatTTAAACCCTGATATCTTCGTCAGGCTAAAGGTCCAAATCCATTCATACCTAATCATAAGCACCACAATTGGCACTTGGTCAGCCTCAATGAGCCTGTGCTGTagtgtcctctagtccacaggggcaatattatttggattcgttgatcttgtataactacccaagatctactcagcaaataaccgatgtgggactaaacacacacccgcacgGTTCCTCACAGTTATTGCCAATGATAAAAACGTGGATGCGCTACTTATGTTGTAATACATTGCGGTGACAAAAGAATTTGCCATGCATAACAAGACTGCAGCTGGAATTCACAGCAGAGGCATTAGCTTCCTCTAGGTGGAATTAGAACACAATGTTGTAATGAAGATACATAGTAGAAACATAAAACTATGGGACAAATGATGGAAGAAATTCATGTCAATAATGTTATAGTATATAGTTGATTAGTGCATGAACTTTTTGTAAATGCCAAACAAATAAGATATAAAGCAGCCCAAAAAAGTCACCATAGATGATGTTTATCTAATAAAAGGCATGCAAAATGTATTATGTACCATTGAAGTTGTGGTACCTCCCTTTAACATCAATGAAGTATATAATATGGGATGCTTCCGAATATAGATGTCAACATATACTGATACCAGTGAATAGGCAGGCTTTATCAGTTTGGCATCTGCTAACAATCTATGGCATGAAAGTCCTAGATTCTGCACATACGGACGTAGTGGTGGTGATGATAGGAAATGCGCAAAAGGATAGGGCAGATTTGGGGATTAATATAACAAAAGGAAGGTAAGCAAAGGACATAATCAAAActtaaaaagagaaaggaaaaaatttTAAGGCGGGAAATTATGCAATGTAATCCAAAAGTCACCAAAAAGGAGTTACTGCTGTAAGGAACTATTGCTAACAACAATATTGAAGGCATTGGTATCAATGAAATTCAAAAGATCCTAGAGAGATGGCATGTTTACTTTGCAGTGTGGAATGATTGAAGAAGGCAACTCTACAAAGGATCTCCTACGATTATTTCTAGTATGGAATGAGTCAATCATCCACTTTGgtatctttttgaaaaaaaatggcaATATTGTTCCTCCATTGATCAAGAATTTCGGTCTGATGAAGAGCAACAACTCAAGTGTGCAATTCTTGGCACTCTGCAACAATACATTTGAGATGTTGTAGTTCAGCTTGTAGATCACATGACAAATATCAAATCCACATGGTCGAGGCATGGAGAAGAACCCACTACCTGTCAcattcttctaaaaatttttctagaAGGTAATAATGAGTAATTGATAACAATCCCAACAAGTCTATGATCTGCTCATCATTATTCTTATCCTCCAAGATTTTCTAGTTTTGCCTTCTTTAACTTAGATGTAGCTTATGTCCACGCCTACCGTACATAACATTTTTCTGGATTTAGAACTACAATCATATATTAAGCATGATAACCCATAGACTACTTCCGAATCTCAAAGTGTGCCATGTGTGGTAGGTGGGCCCAAAATAGAAACAAAGTTTCTAATTCATAGCATACATAAACCACACCTTTTGACTTGGTTTTTGTTGATCCGTAATTTCTTCCTCTAAGGACACCATCAAAattcttgttttgcttttatATTCCTCTGTAAACTGATAGGGAGGCAATGTATCAATTTGATATTGTTAACTAATTAGTAGAGTGGACAGATACGACAtgttgaattttttatttttttaatgaaaagcaGACATGAGATCTTGATGTGTTATATTTCTTATCATATCTGGTTGGCCAAAAACGAACAAATTTTCCAAAATGTGGTTCGAAGTCCCAGACTGGTTATCATGAAAGCCTATGTCTAGGCTCAGGAATTTATTTAGACAATTGCTTTGGATAGCTCTTTAACAGCAGAGGAAGTTCGTAGCTCTTCTTCAGCAGGCTCTGTGAACCCATAGTAGATTTATTTCTCTTAGGAGCCACCACCCCTCTATTTCCTTAAGATCAACTTCAACAACAGCATCTAGAATAGAGGTGCTTATGGTGGCTCGGGTTTTCTTATCAAAAACTCTACAAGTCTTTTCATTGCTGCAGGTGGAGTTAAAGGTCTTTGATACTATGGTTCTGATAGTTGAACTTCATGCAGCACAGAAAGGTTTGACATGCTATTAAAATTTCAAGTGCCCCTCAGATTATCTTGGACGGAAGGGATTCTTTGACAGTTGTTAGGTGGTTATCAGCCTCCCACCCCAGATGTTCCGTCTCACCCTCTGGTACAACACTGTTGGTGAATGATTGCTTCTCTTTATTCTTTTGAGGTGACTCATGTCTATCGAGAATCAAACAATGCGGTTGATAAGGTTGCAGCTTACATGACCAATTGATATAGAAAGATCACGACTCTATATGGAGCACTTTGACCACTCTAAGTAGGCCTGGATAGAGTCCACAAGCAAGATTGATCACATCAGAAAGCCGAATCGTATGCCAAACTTCTAAAGACCATAACTTGGTCATATAATACCCGattgagatgattttttttttaatcaaataatAAAACTGAGTAACAATATCTCTATTTATACTAGTGAAGTCTACCTTACATAGTACAAGTTGAATTGCTCTTCTAGTTAAAAAGAAATACAATTTTCCTAAAATATACATGACTAGAGAAATAATCATGAAAAGTTTAAACGCTATAAAAGATAGATCTCAACTTCTACATCAATTTTGTCTTCAGTTGTTTTGCATAATTCTTCTCAAATTAAGAGATATGTCTAGATAAATCttttttgaaaacaaattttTGCTTTAATTCGAGGCCCAAATAATGAAATTTGGATCTAATCACTTAGTGTGGTGAGCCCTCATAAGGTGGCACCATATCATAAAGCTCGAAAAACCATCCAAGTTCAGAAAAGAGCACCTCATTCAGATATCATACAGGGAAGTAAAGGTCTCTAAAGATTTAACATGCGATTCAACTTTCTAATATGGTAGATTTCACTCCTAAACCCAGTGCAGTCCTCTACTAGTGGCTCAAGTAGTTACATCGAGTCTGGCAATCTCCTAGATCCAAGCTTCAACATCCACCCCAATCCAGATCATAATAGATAATTAAGAGGTTATATGAACCAACTTATAGAGTATGACAAGGCTAAAAGTTTCTTTTAAGTATACAAAAATATGCTTGATCACTTGGAGCTGCACAGTGGCCGGAGATCGCAGATAAGGACAGATTTATATCAAAATGTATGCTTGATCCCTTGGGCATGGATAGTGGTGGGAGCATGTAGATAATAACAAAGACAAGCATTGCCTCATAATAAACAATGCCATCTTATACCTTGATGTAAATTCTACATTAGCACTATTCCTCTTCAAAAATGGAAATAGCACAAGATCTATTTCTCTAATAGTTTTCTATCAATCTATTTGATTTCTTTACTTTTAAAGAGGGTTATGATAGGTTGTATCTAGATTTACCCAAAGATATGGCTTCACAAGTTCACCATGGTAATGCCTTTAACCTTTTGCTCCTTATATAACCCTATTGATGCCAAGTTTTATGTGTTATAACTGGAGAATTAAatcaatatttattttgaaatcCAAAATGATGTACAAACAACAGAGAGTGTCCCAATTCACCATGGTAGTGCCTTGAAACTTTTAATCCCTATATAACCCTATTGATGCCAAGTTTTATGTGTAATAATTGGATAattaaatcaatattttttttaaaatcaaaaaaatgatataccaaaaaaaaaagagtatccTAATGCATGAGGCTCCCCTGCTGCAGGTTCTGGAGAGGGTTCAATGTATCCAAGCTTGCCCTCATGAGATTAGGCTATTCCATGTTCGAAGTATGGGATGCCCAAGTCAAAATAGAGCAAGCTTACCGTTCCCCAAGGTTCACCCTCCATAAAAATATTAAGCAAAATTCATGATTATTCTACGGGTATCCTAGAATTATGCAAAATCAGAAGCAGGATCGGCGGAACCGTCCTGAATCGGACGGTTCCAGCCGTTTCGAGTCATCCCGGCAGCTCACCAGGACGGTTCCGGCAAGGAgggagggaaagggagaggaggccggcggagggtgGCGAGGTAAGCGGAGGGCTGGGCGGAGGCTGTCGCAGGGAACAGGATCCGACCGCTAAaaaattttgcaattttttAGTAAAGTCGGCAAATTGCTTGCtgactttacttaaaaatcgcaatttttttaatttcgcaaaaaattatcaaaacatGTCTATCTTGGCAATAAATTATCAAATTTGTATTTGGATTTGTCAATTATTTTAAGAGAAAAATGGTTTTTCATTTTTGCGGATTATTCTATAAAATTCTCGTAAAGTTCTCTACTTATACAAATTGGGCCTTTCTCTAGTTTTCATTGATTGAACTCAAGGTTAACCTAGCTTGCAAAAGTATAAAAATGTCCTTATCTTAATAGCCAATGAGGCTCGGGACTTGGCCTCTTCTCACTCACTTTTCCCTTTTCTCGCTCAGGACTTGGCCACCACAAAACCAATCGTAAAAGGGTGTGGGTTAAGGGATCAATTAAGTTTGAGAGCTAGGAGCAAAAATGTCCAGAGTATATGATATTTTAGGGACTACTCTATATAAATATGAACGACCAATGCTTATAAgtttaaaatgaaaataaaaggcCAAATCTTTCATTGCACTATCCTACATGTATTTCAGAACAACAAAGAACAAAGGTCCTTTTTCCGAGTATAAATAAAGAATGAAAGAAGAGGCCAACTCTACTACAAAGAAGGCATGATATAATACATCAGACTAATTTGTATCGTCTAATACAAGAATAAATATTGAGCATCTTTAGTTCATGATGAACTATATCACATCATCCCAATAGGTTTCAATCATGCGGAGCAAAACCAATTAAAGATACAAGCATCTTGGTTCATGTATGATCAACCTCCATCATAAGTCCTCCATTCACATATCTCGCCATCTTTGTTATAGCCTCTTCCACTGCTCCATCCCCCTCCACATCTATGCTCTCCATTTTTACTGTTGCTTTAACTTCCATACAAGCTGCCATGGTTGCTCTGGTGATGCAAATTTGATCTCTTTCACGGCCTATGATGTCTCCTTTTTCCTTAACATTTGTTTTTCTTCTGGTATGGTTTCTTTGTTCCCTGTGGTTGCATGTAGCACATGGTGATTAGCCCACATGGTGGGGAACCATGCACTGCATATGGACCGACTAGATCAAACAATTCAATCACCAAAAGAGCATGCCACAGAGAAAGTGTCATTCACTTTTGCACGTGAATCCATATTTATTGTCATCATTTAGCAGTGAAAGTGGACGTTAAATATCCTTTTGGATCATTTTTATATCCAACTTTACCCTAATATAGATACAAGTTTGAGTATCCAACTAATATATATGCATATCTGTACCCATACAATCCgtcaaaaaaatagatatgaatATGGATAGATTGGTATCCAATCCATACTCATATGTCCATTTTTGTTAGTAATCCTATTTAATTTCATATAGTACTCATGAACCTTTAAGGAAAACAAATGACAATATTAAAATGTTAATAGATGAATTTACTTTCCATAAAATCACATCTTTGATTTGAtggtcatgatctttaactatcTAACTTATAACAATACTTTCAATATCTAATATATATCCGTatctatttaaaacaaataagGATATGAATTTTGCATTTGATTAATATTGGTATGTGCATCCATATTCGCCAAATTTAAATGGATACAGATATGGATAATTCCCTCTCCTTCCATTTCCCTGGGAAATAGTGTACTCAAGATATACTGATAcccaatttgtatttgatccattTTCAGCACCTATCACTACCATCACTAGAGTCTTACACATGCGATGCATGTCCGTTGTTTTCCCAACAAGTAGGGTCAGGCGAGCAGAGGAAGGGACATGAGCTACAATTTTTTATTCCTTTCTCTCTCCAGTTATGTGGTGGAACCAAGACCTACTTAATCGACAGGCTAGGTCGGGTTCATACCGAGCTCCGCCTAGGATACCACTTGATTTAGTCAGGTTGAAGCCCAGTCTGCCCGTCCTTCAGCCTACTTTCAAGCTCGAGGTCGCTATTTATCAGGCTTCAAGCCTTCAGACTAGGCCTCAgacttccttcctctccttcacAATACTGTCTGTCTCCTCCCTGATCCCACCAAGCTCATCCCACCGAAGACGCCATCGCCATCTATGCTATGAGTGATGGGCGAAGAAGATGGGGAAAGGAACTGCGAGGGAAGTATTTGAAGAGCGGATGGGGGCagggagaagaggggaaggggTGGGGGAGGGGTTTGAAAGGGTCGAGGGAATGGTGGGAGAGGGATTGGGATTTGGGAAAGAatagggaggagaggggaggagtGAGTGATGTGGATGGAgacaggaagaagatgagaaagcagatgaaaaggatatattttatattatatattatattatatattatatattatatatattgcagaaaattagaaataCTAGGCTCGAGCGGGGTCGATGTAAATCTGAGCCCAACTGGTTTAATGGGCGAGCTCAATTTTCAGGCTCGGTCCCGATCTGTCGAGCTTAAAAACTAGGTCCAAGCCCATTTTGGATGCATTGGGCTCAGACGGACTGCCTAGGATTTTGATCAGATCTAGACTGGTgccaagaaaaattaataaatacaaTCAATATAGTGGAAGCACGGGCCAACTCAATATAGTGGAAGCACAAAAAGCAGACCCACCTGATGATTGACTATTTTTTAAGTTACCTGCAGATATCTTGTTGTCTCTATGATGCTTAGTTCTATGGCTGCCATTGGTCCCCAATCCAACGTCTTTTTCTCTTACTACCAAAAAATGAAACATCTTTCTCCAAGTTTTGCACTCTTCAATTGAGAGATGCCATCATTGCCTTCCTCTGCCATATGGTTGCCAATGTACTCACTGTCATCATACAAGCTAACAATAATTCTTTTTCCAGCTGCTCTTGCCAAGATAGATAGTAGGGTTGAATTGCATATCAAGTAGCACGTGTTAAACATGCACCACATTCAAACCCTACCTACACCTAAATAGTTGGTTGAGCaaagataaaataaagataaatgaTAATTTGATGCTAGATGTATATGCATACCAATAGAAGATTTAGCTCACTAGCTAGAGTATTAATTGTGATAAGCCATTTATAGTCGGTTCCTTATCTTTAAGACCtgaccaactctctctctctctctctctctctctctctctcacaaacACACCCTAGTATTGGTGGTGGGACTTCAACACAGAGTCACTAGTACCCAAAGTCTGTAATTTTGCCAATTGCTATACTCTTTCCTAGATGTCTGGTTTTCATGATGTGTTAATTCATATCCTACCAGCACATTGCATACATTGCGTTAATCTATGAGGAAACATTATTGTATTACATGTAAATAGTCATTCACCTACCATGAAACTTAAATGGCCAGTCTTACAAAATATAGTTGCTAAGTatactccttttcttttcatagTTGTGAATTCAATTGCCTAGAACATAATAGTGACTCAGACAATCACAAAGAAAGATATCATTAGATAATTCCATAATTATAAAatcagaaagaaaaatattttttataagaaaGATAAGATTCAGACACTGTGTGACTATCCCACATATCTCGTTCGTGTATCATTATTTACTAAGTACTTGCTAGTGGAAATGTCAAGTATATTCAGTTACAAAAGGGATCAGATGTTGTAATGGATTCATGTTAACCTAAGCTAGTGAAATTAAATAACAAAAACTTCTTTGCATGTTAATCTACTAGAAGATTATCTCAAAATATAAGTTTTGTTTGCGAAAATTATCTAAAGATATTCTTTTTGTTTGAGGAACTTATCTCAAGGTATTCAACTATCTATCCTAGAATCTTTGTAAAATTTTAACATGAAAAGTATCCAAATTATTCATCATACACAAAATATAAACCAAATAATCTATGAAAATTGAAAGAGTGAATTTCAGACGTAAGGGAAGATATTGAACGTgtagttcattagcaatcataaattttaaaattaatgctgatattacattttttatatttaccAATGTGAAAAAGGAGATGAATAGCACCATTAGGTAGCGGAATGCAAATAAAAAGGAAACAGTGCATCATGGAATCCCTCTCTCTGAGGATCAAAATAGATATTTCACTTGTTTAATATTTAACCAGTTAATAATGTCAATTGAgtactatttttttaaagataaGTCAATGCTAGATTAGAAAGTTAGGATTAAAGTTTGAAATAGTGCATCATGGAATCTCTCTCGCTAAGGATTTATCCTGGTCACACTCTCTCTCAAatggagagaaggagaggaaggaggataTTAGGTCGAGCGAGAGAAAGAGAGCAAAAATGAGAGGGACAGGGAGGCAGGGGAGAGAGATCAGGAGAGAAggggaaaagagaaagaagagagttaGATCCGAGACAAAGGTGTGTGCATGCCCTCGCCGGtgagaaaattttcttttcaaatttcctaatttgattaTATAAATTCTTCTGAATTAGGACTGTTGTTAGTCATAAAAAACCTCAAAAGTCAAAAAATTATACATACTTCGCTAATATTGAGAGAATAATCAAGTATCAACTTGTTAGAAATAAATatctaaaccattcattttAAACAAATGGATAGTTTGGGGAAATATACTGAAGCAAAACTTTTATATAAATCAAGATCCAGTCAAAAACCCAATATATGGAACCATATTTTGCATACTATTTTTTCTCAAGTTCTATAATAGGTAAACTAGAGAAGATTAATGGGTTATCTAGtctaggaaaagaaaaatatgaatcatataagagATACAAAACCTAAGATTGTACATAAGATAAGAAATGCAAGTTTGGGAACATCGATCTATCGTTTCTAGGTCAAAACATGATAATACACAATGGTCCTCTACGAGAAGAAAATGAAACAAATATAAGAATTTTATCTTACCTGATAAGAGTAGAGACGCTTCTTCGTGCTTGGAATTGCTTCCTTTGAGTAGAGAGAAGGTggacgaaagtgaaataaaaagaaaagaaaggaaaggaaagagttATTTAGACAAACTAAATGCACTATCTAGGCTATAGCTGTAAAGGGGGATGTATCCATTTAAATTAGAAATATATTTATGAGGTGTCAATAGTTGGGGTGCCTTGACGCATATGCAAtgatgcacatatacatggtatgCAATGTGTACCAAAATAAAATTACTTTTGGGCAATATGTACATTTAAGAAATATCTAGTCCTATAGATggaaataaaaaggaaagaatTTATTATAGTAGATTAAATGCTTTATCTAAGCGATAACTCTGATGGAAGAAAGTGAAATAAATAGATAGGAAAGGACAGAAGTTGttaaaacaaactaaaaataCTTTATCTAAGCGATAACTCTGATGGAAGAAAGTGAAATAAATAGATAGGAAAGGACAGAAGTTGttaaaacaaactaaaaatgCTTTATCTAAGCGATAACTCTGATGGAAGAAAGTGAAATAAATAGATAGGAAAGGACAGAAGTTGTTAAAACAAACTAAATGCACAAGCAACAGATGTAAAAAGGGATGTAtcgattaaaattaaaaatatatttatgttgTTGAGAGTTGCGTTGCATGTACGCAATATCTAATGATTTACATATACATCGGTAATAATGCTCATATGTAATGCGTAACAaaggaattattttttttgtgcaaTGTGTACACTTAAGCAATATCCAGTCCAACATATGGAAATAGAAAGGAAAGAAGTGGTGACATCAGATTAAATATGTACGTTTAAATGATAGCTGTCAAAGAGAATGTATCCATTAGAattagaaagatatttatgagTCATTGAAAGTAGTGATGCCTTTGTTCAATGTGTAATAATGCACATATGCAACGTGTTGCAGTGTGTTATGCAACATGTTGCAGTGTGTAATGCAACATGTGTCAAGGAACAATACCTTACGCAACGTGTATATTTAAGCAATGTCGAGCTTTACAAGTGGAAACAAGTATTTTGGTTCTTAGGATTCCTCCTTTGGTTGGAATAAAGGACGAAGAAAGAAAAGCAATAAatacaaagaagaaaagcaatAACTAGAAAGGAAAGAATTTCTTAGGACAAATTAAATGCTCTAAGTGATAACTATGAAGGGGAGAATAAATCCATTCAAACTAGAAATATATTTGTGAGTCATCAAAAGTTGTGATGCTTTATGCCATATATAACATGCTTATCTGCAATGTGCAGCTATGCTCGTCTGCAatgtgtagcaaagtaataattctttttatgcaatatatAATATAAGCAATGTCTAGGTGGAAACTGATTTTTCATTCTTAGAATTGACTTCTTTGATTAGAGTAGAGGTGGAAGAaagtgaaaaaaagaaaagcaaagaacTTGTTAGAACAATGCATTACCTAAGCAACAGCAATGAAGAAGAGTGTATCcattaaaattagaaatatacTTATAGTTGTTCAAAGTATTTGATGTGTAACAATGCACAACATGCAACAATGCCCATATGTAGCTTGTATCAATGTCCATATGCAATATGTTTGTTTAAGCAATGTCCGATTTCTAGGAGGAAATAGATGTATTGGTGCTTAGAATTGTATTCTTTGATTAGAGAGGTGGAAAAAgcatgaagtaaaaaaaaatgaaggattTACTAGGACGAATTAGATGCACTTCCTAAACTGTGAAGGGGAGTGTATATCTACTAAAATTAGAAATATATTTGTGAGTCATCAAAAGTAGGCGATACCCTATGTGATGTGTAATTTGTAATAAATATGGATGCCTATATGCAAAATGTACATCAACGTAATAATATCCTTTTTGCAATAACACAACATGTACATTTAAGTAACAATTAGTTTAAGAAGCGATGGCATGCGTCCAAATCATATTGGACTTTTATGTGAGTTTGGTTAAGAAATGTCATATATTAGAAATATAAATCTAAGGGTAAGAGCATATTGGGTGAAGTCATTCTTATTGTTGTTTTGGgtaacaaatagagtaaaagtAATGCTAGGGATCTGTATTTCACAAAACCTGATGCAATACATGATGTTTGGTTAGAATATTGAGTTGTGAAGCTAAAATTAGGTGTGCTAAGAAATTTCTACTGTGCACTAACAGGCACCACAAATTATGTTAAAAAGGGAGAGAAGCCAGCGATAACTACAAATTAAACGCACTCCAATCTTCACATATATTGACCACAAGATATATACAAAATGAGATGCACTTACTAAAGTCGTCAATGCATTTAtaaattaccaaaaaaaaatgtcatAAAGGAACGTGTATCTATTACAACAAGGAGCAAATTTATGAATCACCAAAAGAGTGATCCCTCTTCTTGAACTTAATATGCCCCTGTCAAGATATTGTGGTTAAAATCACTCATAAGTTTAAAACTTGACTCATAAGttccttttttttgggtaagTGTGAATGAAGGAGTACATAAATGAGAAGCAataacaaaaccaaaaaagaataAACAAGGGAGAGAAAAAATGAAAACTAAGTCAAAAGCCTCACGGCCTGGGAAAGCCCATGGCGTCCATCTGCACAAAGTCGAGAGCTCCCCAAGTAAAGAGACTTGGAAACCAAATTGTC
Above is a genomic segment from Phoenix dactylifera cultivar Barhee BC4 chromosome 2, palm_55x_up_171113_PBpolish2nd_filt_p, whole genome shotgun sequence containing:
- the LOC103723927 gene encoding F-box protein At5g03100-like isoform X2 is translated as MGVSEDRISSLPDTLLHNILSRMPTKMAVRTSALARRWRHLWKAVPVLDLDEGIWEYLKRKKYPNGEDRVDLMTRDYVRFVDQFLRQHNGPVIRTLKIRVAVDGRRSLVKRWIRTALEKQVEELHFGFQGEERFELPSYMLNSRSMTSLRLSFCWMRNSLSFRRLPNLRILYLKWVAIGDAQFPKILRECRHLESMHLDGCLLIDNIKIITLNPAFKNFTASKCDILSCIEIDAPHLRSFHYTGHQINFYMKDITMLRDAFIDITGKYKTERTRTILLSPSNVEVLTMQAQLLEGLLREKCKSENELDTVWFPNLKEIQLQMGYVCPENIVALSWLMSISPSVERIFVTCHPETRLAAASKRPPILKLFDIASMHPVFLRIAGFTGLPYEKLLLRYFLTKAEAPVTLFPVAPHGFWLDQSIEEIIEVDTKCRGQSRYLIQLLKQLPMTCGKPKLETPQDNEGIENILPMHRDF
- the LOC103723927 gene encoding F-box protein At5g03100-like isoform X1, whose protein sequence is MYISFCSFLHITSSKEEEKTMGVSEDRISSLPDTLLHNILSRMPTKMAVRTSALARRWRHLWKAVPVLDLDEGIWEYLKRKKYPNGEDRVDLMTRDYVRFVDQFLRQHNGPVIRTLKIRVAVDGRRSLVKRWIRTALEKQVEELHFGFQGEERFELPSYMLNSRSMTSLRLSFCWMRNSLSFRRLPNLRILYLKWVAIGDAQFPKILRECRHLESMHLDGCLLIDNIKIITLNPAFKNFTASKCDILSCIEIDAPHLRSFHYTGHQINFYMKDITMLRDAFIDITGKYKTERTRTILLSPSNVEVLTMQAQLLEGLLREKCKSENELDTVWFPNLKEIQLQMGYVCPENIVALSWLMSISPSVERIFVTCHPETRLAAASKRPPILKLFDIASMHPVFLRIAGFTGLPYEKLLLRYFLTKAEAPVTLFPVAPHGFWLDQSIEEIIEVDTKCRGQSRYLIQLLKQLPMTCGKPKLETPQDNEGIENILPMHRDF